CGGCTCGCGGCGGCGGCCGGCGCAACGAGCAGCGCGAACACCAGAAGGCTCCCGGTCACCTGACTGGTCCCCGCGGCGGCGACACCGAGCAGCACGAGGAAGGCGGCACCGACCAGGCGTACCGGCACGCCGCGCGCTCCGGCCACGTCGGGGTCGACGCTGGCGAAGAGCAGTGGTCGCGCCAACGCCGCGAGCACCAGCAGCGCGACGACGCCGGCGATCAGCAGGACGAGCACCTGGCTGTTGGTGACGCCGATGATGGTGCCGAAGAGCAGGTCGTTCAGCCCGGACAGAAAGCCCTTGTACAGGCTGACGAACAGAAAGCCGCACGCCAGCGCGAAGCCCTGCACCGTGCCGATCACGGCGGACTCCTCGCCGTAGCGCCCGAGACCTCCGCTCGCCCGCCCGGCACCGGGCAGGGCGGCGATGATCAGCGCGCCGGCGATGCAGAAGCCG
This DNA window, taken from Mycobacteriales bacterium, encodes the following:
- a CDS encoding metal ABC transporter permease — encoded protein: MTPGLSWNVVDDVQQLLSFPFMVNALRAGTIVAIVAGAIGYFMVLRRQAFVGHTLALIGFPGAAGATLLGISAGFGYFGFCIAGALIIAALPGAGRASGGLGRYGEESAVIGTVQGFALACGFLFVSLYKGFLSGLNDLLFGTIIGVTNSQVLVLLIAGVVALLVLAALARPLLFASVDPDVAGARGVPVRLVGAAFLVLLGVAAAGTSQVTGSLLVFALLVAPAAAASRLTARPAVGVLLSVVLALAVTWVGEAIAYFSPYPIGFWVTTLAFAVFLLASAYRTAADRRAGRARTTTPQLSGAS